A genome region from Etheostoma cragini isolate CJK2018 chromosome 4, CSU_Ecrag_1.0, whole genome shotgun sequence includes the following:
- the drd5a gene encoding D(1B) dopamine receptor, translating into MDNPAKHLSSVQGTDSVPAPLGEIMSNSTETEATKDQKKDMVVRTVTGCLLSLLILWTLLGNILVCSAVLRFRHLRTKVTNIFIVSLALSDLFVAVLVMPWKAVAEVAGYWPFGTFCNIWVAFDIMCSTASILNLCIISVDRYWAISSPFRYERKMTQRVAFVMISITWTLSVLISFIPVQLNWHKASGDDMAGTHNSSTSWQIEENCDSSLSREYAISSSLISFYIPVAIMIVTYTRIYRIAQIQIRRIASLERAAEHAQSCRTNRIECQHHKTLKTSIKRETKVFKTLSVIMGVFVFCWLPFFVLNCIVPFCDRPATDVDAGLPCVSETTFDVFVWFGWTNSSLNPIIYAFNAEFRKAFASLLGCRNFCSTPVETVNISNELVSYNQDTLMHKDIANTYVNMIPNVVECIENEETFDRISQFSHNNENATDSVCDLEDCEADISLDRMSPFTPNGLH; encoded by the coding sequence ATGGATAACCCAGCCAAGCATCTCTCATCGGTGCAGGGGACTGACTCTGTGCCCGCACCCCTCGGAGAGATTATGTCGAACAGCACCGAAACAGAGGCAACTAAGGACCAGAAGAAGGATATGGTGGTGCGTACGGTGACGGGCTGTCTGCTGTCCCTGCTCATCCTATGGACCTTGCTGGGAAACATCCTGGTCTGCTCCGCGGTGCTGCGCTTTCGACACCTGCGGACCAAAGTCACCAACATTTTCATCGTCTCCCTGGCTCTATCGGATTTATTCGTCGCCGTCCTGGTGATGCCCTGGAAAGCTGTGGCAGAGGTGGCGGGTTACTGGCCATTTGGCACTTTCTGTAACATCTGGGTAGCTTTTGACATTATGTGCTCCACCGCCTCCATCCTCAACCTCTGCATTATCAGCGTGGATAGATATTGGGCCATCTCGAGCCCCTTCCGCTATGAAAGGAAAATGACCCAGCGAGTTGCCTTTGTAATGATAAGCATCACTTGGACGTTGTCTGTGCTCATTTCATTCATACCGGTCCAACTAAACTGGCACAAAGCCAGCGGTGACGACATGGCTGGGACGCACAACTCTTCCACAAGTTGGCAGATAGAGGAAAACTGTGACTCCAGCCTGAGCAGAGAGTATGCTATATCCTCCTCTTTGATAAGTTTCTACATCCCCGTGGCAATTATGATTGTGACTTACACCAGAATATACCGGATTGCACAAATACAAATTAGAAGAATAGCCTCCCTGGAGAGGGCGGCGGAACATGCGCAAAGTTGCAGGACAAACAGAATAGAGTGCCAACACCACAAAACCTTGAAAACGTCAATTAAACGGGAAACCAAAGTGTTTAAAACTCTGTCGGTGATTAtgggtgtatttgtgttttgctgGTTACCCTTTTTCGTCCTAAACTGTATCGTCCCGTTCTGCGACAGACCGGCCACAGACGTGGACGCGGGTCTGCCGTGCGTCAGCGAGACGACTTTTGACGTCTTTGTGTGGTTCGGCTGGACCAACTCCTCCCTGAACCCCATCATTTACGCCTTCAACGCCGAGTTCAGGAAGGCCTTCGCCAGCCTCTTGGGCTGTCGCAATTTCTGTTCCACACCAGTAGAAACGGTCAACATCAGCAACGAGCTGGTCTCCTATAATCAAGACACCCTAATGCACAAGGATATCGCGAACACTTATGTCAACATGATCCCCAACGTGGTGGAATGTATTGAGAATGAAGAGACTTTTGACAGAATTTCACAGTTTTCTCACAACAATGAAAACGCCACAGACTCGGTTTGTGACTTGGAGGACTGCGAAGCAGATATCAGTCTTGACAGGATGTCACCATTCACACCTAATGGATTACATTGA
- the otop1 gene encoding proton channel OTOP1, translating to MVEHSGLDSQCLNKYCHSSSSSSSSEQDKKMFTKLKVSLSGNYPRKNGEILSGQYGTNLLLLGLAMMLAVQGDPSVREEHLLALVTCLMILQLIWMLWYILLRDRQKNTRTEKDVHATTCWIRGGLTLLAVLSLIMDAFRIGYYVGFQSCVSAVLGVYPVIHATHTITQVHFLWFHIKDVIQSFETFERFGVIHAVFTNLLLWCNGVMSEAEHFLNNHKRRLFALGFENLTIMHSEPDCNCTTSTCSLFSKSLFYLYPFNVEYHIFVSAMLFVMWKNIGRTIDLSSNKKRLATKTQGLHIGPILGLLALAGTIGVMVVYITNIEQSLQTHNSAISMFYIYGIAMLAFMCSAGSLGLLIYRVDHMPPDTSKNPSRQLDTELLCGSSVGSWLMSWCSIVAVIGANTNPPFRWTNFVYSLLVVLEKYIQNLFIVESLYRQQKDGEREDPELPAAPEIFSVTCSLAPPYNGIINKAYETPDRTCVSLENENEEEESRQVYGCPRKPSEVSLPVRNKVKQTLNIKRKVLKNIAVFLIMSNISLWILPAFGCRPQYDNGLEQETFGYSTWTTVLNFAIPLNLFYRIHSVASLFEVFRRV from the exons ATGGTGGAACACAGTGGCCTGGATAGTCAGTGTCTGAACAAGTACTGTCATAGTTCTTCCTCGTCGTCCAGCTCCGAGCAAGACAAAAAGATGTTCACTAAACTAAAAGTAAGTCTGTCAGGGAATTATCCGAGGAAGAACGGAGAGATCCTCAGCGGCCAATACGGGACCAATTTGCTGCTGCTGGGGCTGGCGATGATGCTGGCCGTCCAAGGTGACCCCTCTGTCAGGGAAGAGCACTTGTTGGCCTTGGTCACCTGCCTCATGATCCTCCAGCTGATCTGGATGTTGTGGTACATCCTGTTGCGGGACAGACAGAAGAACACGCGGACCGAGAAAGATGTCCACGCCACAACATGCTGGATAAGAG GAGGTTTGACTCTCCTTGCAGTCCTTTCACTGATTATGGACGCTTTCCGGATCGGGTATTATGTTGGGTTTCAGTCCTGTGTGTCAGCTGTGCTCGGGGTTTATCCTGTCATCCACGCAACTCATACAATAACACAG gttCATTTTCTCTGGTTTCACATCAAGGATGTCATCCAGAGCTTTGAAACATTTGAAAG ATTTGGTGTAATCCATGCAGTCTTTACCAACCTCCTCCTGTGGTGCAACGGTGTAATGTCAGAGGCCGAGCACTTCTTGAACAACCACAAGAGAAGACTCTTTGCACTGGGCTTTGAAAACCTCACTATAA tgcACTCAGAGCCTGACTGTAACTGCACCACCAGCACTTGCTCCTTGTTCTCCAAAAGCCTCTTCTATCTCTATCCCTTCAACGTTGAGTACCACATATTTGTCTCTGCCATGCTCTTCGTCATGTGGAAAAACATTGGGCGGACCATTGACCTTTCTTCAAACAAGAAGAGGCTGGCTACCAAAACCCAGGGCCTGCACATAGGCCCCATTCTGGGTCTACTTGCACTGGCCGGCACTATCGGGGTCATGGTGGTCTACATCACCAACATAGAGCAATCCCTCCAAACACATAATTCAGCCATTTCCATGTTCTACATTTATGGCATTGCCATGCTGGCCTTCATGTGCTCTGCTGGCTCCTTAGGTCTGCTCATATATCGAGTGGACCACATGCCTCCGGACACCTCCAAGAACCCGTCCAGACAGCTAGACACAGAACTCCTGTGTGGGTCCTCTGTCGGCTCCTGGCTCATGTCCTGGTGCAGCATTGTGGCTGTGATAGGAGCCAACACCAATCCTCCTTTCCGCTGGACCAATTTTGTCTACTCTCTTCTTGTTGTGCTGGAGAAGTACATCCAGAACCTCTTCATTGTAGAGTCCCTGTATCGCCAGCaaaaggatggagagagggaggaccCTGAGTTACCAGCTGCCCCGGAAATCTTCTCGGTGACGTGTTCTTTAGCCCCACCGTACAATGGCATCATTAACAAAGCCTACGAGACTCCAGACAGAACCTGTGTCTCCCTGGAGAACGAgaacgaggaggaggagagcaggcAGGTCTACGGATGTCCAAGGAAACCTTCTGAAGTGTCGCTGCCTGTGAGAAACAAAGTAAAGCAGACCCTAAATATAAAGAGGAAAGTCCTGAAAAACATTGCTGTCTTCCTGATAATGTCCAACATTTCG cTGTGGATCCTTCCTGCCTTTGGCTGCCGGCCACAGTACGACAACGGTTTGGAACAGGAGACATTTGGCTACAGCACATGGACCACAGTTCTCAATTTTGCCATTCCTTTGAACCTTTTCTACCGAATTCACTCAGTCGCCTCCCTCTTTGAGGTGTTCCGCCGGGTCTGA